agtcagaggtggtgaatctgtggaattcattgccacagaaggctgtggaggccaagtcagtggatagttttaaggcagggatagatagattattgattagtatgggtgtcaggggttatggggagaaggcaggagaatgggtttgagagggagagatagatcagccatgattgaatggcggagtagactaaacGGGCTGAAAGGGCTAAATTCTATTCCTTCtgacctacactagttctatgttatctcagtttctcattctacacactaggaaagATCCCGGCAAGCCGCGCTCAGCAGGAGATGCGGCCAGACTGACCAACAGGCCCGGATTGTCCGCTGTGGTCAGAAGATTGAGGAAactccctcactgtccatctcgCCGGCCGGAGAATGTCGACTCGCCCGCCGTGGACCGGGAACCCACCTGGAGACCCAGCCCGCCCGGGgcagacggacggacggacgggtgagcagaccggctgcgggagggagtgcgcggcctcGACAGGGGgagtgcagcagcctggggctcggctggaccgggcgccactccaagaggccgagcacgtggatCACGCGCGGCCTACAGCGGTGGCGGAGGACACCATGGCTACACTCGGCAccagtactgtatctgagatgcttatctaagatgtatttacgtgcttatgtatagtgatacttgcgtacaacaattaatttcactgtacctcggtacgtgtgacaaataaagtaccatgccATACCACTAGGGGGCAgtggtaccttctccctgtgaccacgtgggttttctctgggtgctctggtttcctcccacactccaaagacctacaggtttgtaggtttattgcctttggtaaattgtccctagtgggtgtaagattgtggggggggaatcgctggtcagcgtggtctcggtgggctgaagggcctgtttccgcactgtacctctaaagtctagacTCTAATTCCAATTTCTGCCTGAAACCAAACGattctaggggacatcagaggagaggcacctattctgcagaatatgaaattaataaaaacacttctttgcctgaatttgtcttgagagcatttgtgattttcaaTCTCACACTTCTTTTACTGGCTAACCTTTTCGCAGGTTTTTGCGCGCGTTGTgcggtggccatttggcttaatttTGTGCGTCAtgaattatggcatttgcctttaaatgttgtctaatgcctgtaattatgtgggtgggatcaATTACATGGTCGGAGGCGTGCTTGCTGTTGGGATTCTTGCCCAGAAGCTGGTAGTTTGTTTAGTGAGTTCGGAGGAAGCATGGAGGGACGGAGTAGCTTTCGACCATGGGTCAGAGCTTTCCAACACCAACAGAGTTTTCTAACGTTTCGTAGCCACGTGCTGGAGTTTGACTAAGATTAAAATGTACTcatcaagaagaagtttggatgaatatcttactgttttgcttcgcacaataaagaaactattaatcaagagactgtgttttgaagatttatcttttgaAGGCTTTGATGGGGAGCTCCCATGCGTAAACGAGGCTATCTCCTTACCCCCTGGTCTTGGCTatttcttgaacgatataataatctgccactataaTGAATCGaaataatctgccactacatcGAATCAAAATAATCTGTCACTATGCATTGTATTAGCACCGTGAGGCATCCCGCGAGGTCAGAGATAAATCTCAAGGCCCTGCTGTTTTTTCCATTTCAATGCTTACCGAGGGGAATTGAATCCACTGTCTactgtgatgctgctgctgtCCATGCTGTCGAGTCGAGCGGAGTGGGTGGCCTTCTGAGCGGGGTTGGTCTCGCTCTCTTTTGGGCTGAGGAGCGTGAGGTGCTTCCTCTGGAGCCCCTTGTCCTTCTCCCGCTCCAGCAGCCACTGCACAGTGCCGCCGTCTTCCCGCCTCTTGCCCTCCTGCGGGCtcttgccgccgccgccgccgtcgtCCTCCGAGTCGTCGTCGTCCTCGGACACGTTGTAGTAGTCGAAAGACGAGGACTCGTGGTGCCCCGACGGGTGGCCGTGCCCGGGGACGGGCGGCATCATGCCCGCCAGCTTCTCGCAGTTCGTATGAAACAACCCCGACGGCTTAACGTGCTGAGATTTACAGGACGATATGCCGGGGGACTCCGGGCAAGTATCGTCCAGGCGGTTTACAGCGGGCGATTCGCACGGCGGGGTGAAGGCTTGTCCATTGACCACCGCCGTCGTCGCCATCAGCGGCAAACTGACGCCGCCGTTCGTCTCGTTTTTGTCCAGATAATGGTTCGGCAGCAGCGACAACTGTTCCAGCTGCCCGTTGACGTTTTCCTCCACGGGCGCTGGCTGCCTCGACAGTCGGTCCAAGGGGGACAACGTGGTCACCCCGTCCGACAAGGTGAGGGCATGGCAGTCCTTGAAGGCGTCGTCGCCGTCATGCCTGGCCACCGGGGGAGAAGGTGCAGTCCGTGGGATGCTCTCCTTGCACGGGTTCCTCTCCGCCTCGGTGCTGCCCGGGTCGCGGAGACTTACCACGGGCGGGAGGGGTTGCGGCGCGTTGGCGGCCTCGCCGGGGTTGTGACTGTCCACGCACTCGGGGATACTCGGCTCGGTGATGTGATTGGAATGAGAGGCCAGCCCGGCAGCCCGGTGGAGGAGGCCGAGCGGTTTGGCAGAGCGGGATTTGTCGCCGGCTCCTTGACCCTCCTCCACCGGCACGACGGCGCCCAGGGGTCGGTTGGCGTTGTCCATGGATCTCGAGCGCTCCTTGGCCTTGCCGCTCCTGTCGGTCCGGGACTTGCGGTCTTGCGTGTGGCTGTGGCTGCGGTGGACCTTGGGCTGCAGGCCGTCCCTGGGGAGCTGGCTCTCCATCCGCCTCTTGTACAGGTCGCCCGACACGTCCCACTCGGGCGCCACCGGGTAGCGGGGCTCCGCCGCGTTCAGCCTGTCGTAGGCCACAAAGCCGTTGTCGCCCCGTGGTGGCTCCATCCCATTGACGCAGGGGGCCCGGGTGACCGGGTCGTACAACTCATACTCTCTGCTCCCCGTCAGCTCCAAGTGGGTGTCCTCCGACTGCTCCCCACCCTTCGCCACCCGGGACTTGCTGTGCGACCGCGACTTGCCGTGAGGCTTCTTGTGGCCGCGGCTCCTCCGGCTCTTGCCGCTGTGCTGGGCCGACGAGCTGGGCTTGTTGTGGCGATGGGCCTTGTCCTCCTCCAGCTTCTTCATCAGCGCCGTGTGCTTCATGACATTCTCCGTCGTCAACTCGGGGTTGATGCGCTTGATGATCTCCTGCTCCACCTCCCGCGGGATGGAGGTGGGGTTGTCCTCGTCCCGAAGGGGCCACTCCTCGGGTGGGAACTGGGCGGAGAAATTCACCAGCTGCTTCGACTTGTCCTTCTTGAAGCTCAGGCGGAACAGCTTCAGGCCGAACTTCTTGGGCGGCTTGTCGCCCTCCTTTAGCTTGGGCAAGCTCTCCATCTTGTAGGAGCAGTTGACCGTGCTCTTGCTCTTCTCCGTCTGGCTGGCCGCTGCCGCCGTCGGGTGGAAGGAGGGCGGCGGGCAGTGGGAGGAGTCCTTGCCCTCCTTGGCCGACTTCCTCTGCAGGGTGGACGCAGGGTGGTTGTGCGACTCCTCCCTGAAGCAGTTGCAGGAGTCGCAGTGGGTGCGGTGGTGGTGACCCCCTCCACGGTCCCGGAGTTGGCAGCCGGAGTTGGACGGCGTCACCGTGCCGGGCTGTGGCGACGTGCACTGCGATCTCTCCGGGATCCTCTCGTCCAAGTGGTACCATTTGCTGTTTGTCCGGATCAGGGAGGGCGTGATGAAGTAAGTCTGCGGGGTGACGATGAAATAGCCGTCGGGGGTCGGGTAGATCTTCCGCTCTCTCACCAGAAGGTTCAAGGTGTGGCAAAGGATCTCCTGACTAGGCGTGGGCACTCCTGCAACAAGACGAGAAATCAATGTCACCCACATCTATTCGCCAAGTCAATGGAGATCTATCTACAGatagagtcaggggttatggggagaaggcagtggttatggggagagggtaggagaatggcttgaagggccgaatggcgtactcgtgcacctattgtctattgagacaggccctctctccctccctctctctaaatagacaataggtgcaggagtacgccattcggcccttcgagccagcaccgccattcaatgtgatcatggctgatcattcccaatcagtaccctgttcctgcctccttccatatctcctgactttaagagccctatctagctctctcttgaaagtatccagagaaccggcctccaccaccctctgaggcagagaattccacagacccccgaatggggttaggaggaagagatagatcaaccatgattgaatggtggagtagacatgatgggccgactggcccaattctgcttctatccCTTATGAATATAGCTTTAAGCTGAGAAGCGCAAGATTTagtaggagcctgaggggtaattGTTTAACTCAGAGGGTGACGGGTgtatgaacgagctgccagaggaggtagttgaggcaggtgctgtaacttatgatgagcttttgacggcactgggctcattgaaacttacaaaatagtgaaaggcctggatagagtggatgtggagagaatgtttccactagtgggagagtctaggaccagaggccacagcctcagaattaaaggcttcctttgggaaggagatgaagaggaatttctttagtcagagggtggtgaatctgtggacttcattgccacagactgctgtggaggccaggtcagtagatattttcaaggcggagattgattgGCGGAGAGCATGTATgtctgggttatggggagaaggcaggagaatggggttaggagggagagatagatcagccatcattgaatggcggatcagacgtgatgggccaaatggcctaattctgcttcgatCACATATATTTAGCTGAGAGGCACAAAATTCagtaggagcctgaggggcaactgtttcaatcagagggtggtgggtgtatggaacgagctgccagaggaggtagttgaagcatgtacaaatacaacatttaaaagatatttggacaggtagtttagtttagtacaaatacaacatttaaaagatatttggacaggtagtttagtttagttttttactttagtttattattgtcacatgtaccgagctgcagtgacaatagacaataggtgcaggaggagaccattcggcccttcgcgccagcactgctattcaatgtgatcatggctgaaaagcgtttttgctgcgtgctatccatgtCAGCGAAAAGACGATACATCTTACAATTAAGGGCGGCAcgatgacgcagcagtagagttgctgcctcacagcgccagcgatctGGATTCGATCTtgtctactggtgctgtctgtacagagtttgtgcgttctccccgtgaactcgtgggttttctccgggtgctctggtttcctcccacaatccaaggagatgcaggtttgtaggttaattggttttgtaaattgtccctcgtgtgtgtgtagggtagaactagtgtacggatgttCGCTGgccggggcggactcggtgggccgcgggGCCTGTTTCAGAGCTGTATCTCGCAATTACACAGTAAATGACAAATGGGAttggtgcagatggggcatcttggacggcatgtacgagttgggccgaagggcctatttccatgctgcaccatTCTACGAGTGCCACAATCTACCAGAACATCGACCAGCTCATGGCGAACATTAAGTTAAATACTTGGCAATGTCTGAAGACTCATAAAACCTACGCAAGCTAATTCATTCTTTTATCTTGATCTGTTCTTTTTAAGTTttttgttagagatacagcgtggaaacaggctcttcgacccaccgggtccgcgccgaccagcgatccccccacactgacactatctacacccactagggacaatttttacatttaccaagccaattaacctacaaacctgtacgtctttggagcgtgggaggaaaccgaagatctcggagaaaaccccacgcaggtcacggggagaacgtacaaactcggtacggacagcgcccgtagtcgggatcgaacccgggtctccggcgctgcattcgccgtaaggcagcaactctaccgctgcgccaccgtgaccgccctgccATGCCACTGCAAAGACAGAAGTGGTGAAACAGAATTTGTAGTATTACTCTCTTAATGCCCGGCAATTACAGCCTGATCCTTGAAATAATAGCATCCTGTTAAAGTCATCCTACTACTGCCAAGACTCCTCTTCCTAGTTGGGACACAAGCCCATGTTAATATCAGTAAAGGCCACACACTGTTTGACACCTTCTGTCACATCCACACCCCAACGATACCTACAGTCCCACAGTTATGgagctctcccccctcccccacccccgatcttttatccccctctcttccctgtgccctcaataagtgtagtttagagatttagcgcggaaacaggaccttcagcccaccaggtccacgctgaccaacaatccccgcacattaacactattctacacccactggggacaatttacaattatacctacagccaattaacctacaatcccatgtgtgagaaagaactgcagttgctggataaaatcaaaggtagacacaaaatgctggagtaactcagcgtgtgaggcagcatctatggagagaaggaatgggtgacgtttcgggtcgagacccgaaacatcacccattccttctctccatagatgctgcctcatcctccgagttactccagcatttttgtgtttacctacagttcgatcctgactatgtgtgctgcctgtgtggagtttgcatgttctccgtctacactagtctcacctgcctgcttttggcccatatgcctctaagcCATTGGTATCCATGTACTTGCCTGTgcctcttttaaatgttgtgcacggtggcgcagcggtagagttggtgtctcacagcaccagagacgtgggttcgatcctgactacaggtgctgctgtatggagtttgtacgttctccccatgacctgcgtgggttttttccagttgcctgtttccttccacactccaatgatgtacaggtttgtagatgaatcagCTTGGGTAagaactgtaaattatccctcgtgtggtAGTATGAGATTGTGtaacggggatggctggtcggtacggaatcaatgggccgaagggccagtttctgcactgtatctaaactaaactagttatggtagttggggcagtccagaaccaaaggccacagtttaagaataaagggtaagccatgtagaacagagatgaggaaacactttttctcagagagttgcgagtctgtggaattctctgcctcagagagcggtggaggccggttctctggatactttcaagagatagggctgttaaagatagcggattcaggggatatggggagagggcaggaacggggtactaattgtggatgatctattgtatctgcctgaactacatcctctggccgcaaccgcagaagatgcaacacctgtcactatacctcctccctcgactgtccagagaccccgacagtcctttcaggttaggcaggggttcacttgcacctccttcaacctcatctactgtatccgttgttcaagatgtggactcttatacattggcaagaccaaacgcagacaccttcgctcagcccgcctgaaccaacctgtactctcggttgctggacactttaattctccttcccattcccacacagacctttctgtcctcggcctcctccattgtcaaagtgaagctaaacgcaaattggaaggacagggccattacttttttgcgcatctttcattcattgttctttatctctccgcatcaccgtctatatctctcgtttccctt
This portion of the Leucoraja erinacea ecotype New England chromosome 3, Leri_hhj_1, whole genome shotgun sequence genome encodes:
- the LOC129695251 gene encoding storkhead-box protein 2-like isoform X4: MSPISQSQFIPLGEILCLAISAMNASRKPVTHKALMEHLATCFPGVPTPSQEILCHTLNLLVRERKIYPTPDGYFIVTPQTYFITPSLIRTNSKWYHLDERIPERSQCTSPQPGTVTPSNSGCQLRDRGGGHHHRTHCDSCNCFREESHNHPASTLQRKSAKEGKDSSHCPPPSFHPTAAAASQTEKSKSTVNCSYKMESLPKLKEGDKPPKKFGLKLFRLSFKKDKSKQLVNFSAQFPPEEWPLRDEDNPTSIPREVEQEIIKRINPELTTENVMKHTALMKKLEEDKAHRHNKPSSSAQHSGKSRRSRGHKKPHGKSRSHSKSRVAKGGEQSEDTHLELTGSREYELYDPVTRAPCVNGMEPPRGDNGFVAYDRLNAAEPRYPVAPEWDVSGDLYKRRMESQLPRDGLQPKVHRSHSHTQDRKSRTDRSGKAKERSRSMDNANRPLGAVVPVEEGQGAGDKSRSAKPLGLLHRAAGLASHSNHITEPSIPECVDSHNPGEAANAPQPLPPVVSLRDPGSTEAERNPCKESIPRTAPSPPVARHDGDDAFKDCHALTLSDGVTTLSPLDRLSRQPAPVEENVNGQLEQLSLLPNHYLDKNETNGGVSLPLMATTAVVNGQAFTPPCESPAVNRLDDTCPESPGISSCKSQHVKPSGLFHTNCEKLAGMMPPVPGHGHPSGHHESSSFDYYNVSEDDDDSEDDGGGGGKSPQEGKRREDGGTVQWLLEREKDKGLQRKHLTLLSPKESETNPAQKATHSARLDSMDSSSITVDSGFNSPRTRESLASNTSSLLDSSKHQNPSLSPGRGGAAEFTFRATADTVTSKAETLQKPAKCLASITSV
- the LOC129695251 gene encoding storkhead-box protein 2-like isoform X2, yielding MPEKMTKFLQIAPHSLAVVLSPPARVVPATGEKMQRQDTGYQVFADFKAENMQHFWNKRVTDAIAEVFFLGWVDRHVLLIQGKEPHLEVLREAWMRRSLKPPKNFSIKYLGDVSPISMSPISQSQFIPLGEILCLAISAMNASRKPVTHKALMEHLATCFPGVPTPSQEILCHTLNLLVRERKIYPTPDGYFIVTPQTYFITPSLIRTNSKWYHLDERIPERSQCTSPQPGTVTPSNSGCQLRDRGGGHHHRTHCDSCNCFREESHNHPASTLQRKSAKEGKDSSHCPPPSFHPTAAAASQTEKSKSTVNCSYKMESLPKLKEGDKPPKKFGLKLFRLSFKKDKSKQLVNFSAQFPPEEWPLRDEDNPTSIPREVEQEIIKRINPELTTENVMKHTALMKKLEEDKAHRHNKPSSSAQHSGKSRRSRGHKKPHGKSRSHSKSRVAKGGEQSEDTHLELTGSREYELYDPVTRAPCVNGMEPPRGDNGFVAYDRLNAAEPRYPVAPEWDVSGDLYKRRMESQLPRDGLQPKVHRSHSHTQDRKSRTDRSGKAKERSRSMDNANRPLGAVVPVEEGQGAGDKSRSAKPLGLLHRAAGLASHSNHITEPSIPECVDSHNPGEAANAPQPLPPVVSLRDPGSTEAERNPCKESIPRTAPSPPVARHDGDDAFKDCHALTLSDGVTTLSPLDRLSRQPAPVEENVNGQLEQLSLLPNHYLDKNETNGGVSLPLMATTAVVNGQAFTPPCESPAVNRLDDTCPESPGISSCKSQHVKPSGLFHTNCEKLAGMMPPVPGHGHPSGHHESSSFDYYNVSEDDDDSEDDGGGGGKSPQEGKRREDGGTVQWLLEREKDKGLQRKHLTLLSPKESETNPAQKATHSARLDSMDSSSITVDSGFNSPRY
- the LOC129695251 gene encoding storkhead-box protein 2-like isoform X1 translates to MPEKMTKFLQIAPHSLAVVLSPPARVVPATGEKMQRQDTGYQVFADFKAENMQHFWNKRVTDAIAEVFFLGWVDRHVLLIQGKEPHLEVLREAWMRRSLKPPKNFSIKYLGDVSPISMSPISQSQFIPLGEILCLAISAMNASRKPVTHKALMEHLATCFPGVPTPSQEILCHTLNLLVRERKIYPTPDGYFIVTPQTYFITPSLIRTNSKWYHLDERIPERSQCTSPQPGTVTPSNSGCQLRDRGGGHHHRTHCDSCNCFREESHNHPASTLQRKSAKEGKDSSHCPPPSFHPTAAAASQTEKSKSTVNCSYKMESLPKLKEGDKPPKKFGLKLFRLSFKKDKSKQLVNFSAQFPPEEWPLRDEDNPTSIPREVEQEIIKRINPELTTENVMKHTALMKKLEEDKAHRHNKPSSSAQHSGKSRRSRGHKKPHGKSRSHSKSRVAKGGEQSEDTHLELTGSREYELYDPVTRAPCVNGMEPPRGDNGFVAYDRLNAAEPRYPVAPEWDVSGDLYKRRMESQLPRDGLQPKVHRSHSHTQDRKSRTDRSGKAKERSRSMDNANRPLGAVVPVEEGQGAGDKSRSAKPLGLLHRAAGLASHSNHITEPSIPECVDSHNPGEAANAPQPLPPVVSLRDPGSTEAERNPCKESIPRTAPSPPVARHDGDDAFKDCHALTLSDGVTTLSPLDRLSRQPAPVEENVNGQLEQLSLLPNHYLDKNETNGGVSLPLMATTAVVNGQAFTPPCESPAVNRLDDTCPESPGISSCKSQHVKPSGLFHTNCEKLAGMMPPVPGHGHPSGHHESSSFDYYNVSEDDDDSEDDGGGGGKSPQEGKRREDGGTVQWLLEREKDKGLQRKHLTLLSPKESETNPAQKATHSARLDSMDSSSITVDSGFNSPRTRESLASNTSSLLDSSKHQNPSLSPGRGGAAEFTFRATADTVTSKAETLQKPAKCLASITSV
- the LOC129695251 gene encoding storkhead-box protein 2-like isoform X5 — its product is MKKTRSTTLRRAWPSSDFSDRASDRIRSRSEKDYRLHKHLPPTFMSTTPRGYVTSGDVSPISMSPISQSQFIPLGEILCLAISAMNASRKPVTHKALMEHLATCFPGVPTPSQEILCHTLNLLVRERKIYPTPDGYFIVTPQTYFITPSLIRTNSKWYHLDERIPERSQCTSPQPGTVTPSNSGCQLRDRGGGHHHRTHCDSCNCFREESHNHPASTLQRKSAKEGKDSSHCPPPSFHPTAAAASQTEKSKSTVNCSYKMESLPKLKEGDKPPKKFGLKLFRLSFKKDKSKQLVNFSAQFPPEEWPLRDEDNPTSIPREVEQEIIKRINPELTTENVMKHTALMKKLEEDKAHRHNKPSSSAQHSGKSRRSRGHKKPHGKSRSHSKSRVAKGGEQSEDTHLELTGSREYELYDPVTRAPCVNGMEPPRGDNGFVAYDRLNAAEPRYPVAPEWDVSGDLYKRRMESQLPRDGLQPKVHRSHSHTQDRKSRTDRSGKAKERSRSMDNANRPLGAVVPVEEGQGAGDKSRSAKPLGLLHRAAGLASHSNHITEPSIPECVDSHNPGEAANAPQPLPPVVSLRDPGSTEAERNPCKESIPRTAPSPPVARHDGDDAFKDCHALTLSDGVTTLSPLDRLSRQPAPVEENVNGQLEQLSLLPNHYLDKNETNGGVSLPLMATTAVVNGQAFTPPCESPAVNRLDDTCPESPGISSCKSQHVKPSGLFHTNCEKLAGMMPPVPGHGHPSGHHESSSFDYYNVSEDDDDSEDDGGGGGKSPQEGKRREDGGTVQWLLEREKDKGLQRKHLTLLSPKESETNPAQKATHSARLDSMDSSSITVDSGFNSPRTRESLASNTSSLLDSSKHQNPSLSPGRGGAAEFTFRATADTVTSKAETLQKPAKCLASITSV
- the LOC129695251 gene encoding storkhead-box protein 2-like isoform X3, with protein sequence MPEEQSRRGDVSPISMSPISQSQFIPLGEILCLAISAMNASRKPVTHKALMEHLATCFPGVPTPSQEILCHTLNLLVRERKIYPTPDGYFIVTPQTYFITPSLIRTNSKWYHLDERIPERSQCTSPQPGTVTPSNSGCQLRDRGGGHHHRTHCDSCNCFREESHNHPASTLQRKSAKEGKDSSHCPPPSFHPTAAAASQTEKSKSTVNCSYKMESLPKLKEGDKPPKKFGLKLFRLSFKKDKSKQLVNFSAQFPPEEWPLRDEDNPTSIPREVEQEIIKRINPELTTENVMKHTALMKKLEEDKAHRHNKPSSSAQHSGKSRRSRGHKKPHGKSRSHSKSRVAKGGEQSEDTHLELTGSREYELYDPVTRAPCVNGMEPPRGDNGFVAYDRLNAAEPRYPVAPEWDVSGDLYKRRMESQLPRDGLQPKVHRSHSHTQDRKSRTDRSGKAKERSRSMDNANRPLGAVVPVEEGQGAGDKSRSAKPLGLLHRAAGLASHSNHITEPSIPECVDSHNPGEAANAPQPLPPVVSLRDPGSTEAERNPCKESIPRTAPSPPVARHDGDDAFKDCHALTLSDGVTTLSPLDRLSRQPAPVEENVNGQLEQLSLLPNHYLDKNETNGGVSLPLMATTAVVNGQAFTPPCESPAVNRLDDTCPESPGISSCKSQHVKPSGLFHTNCEKLAGMMPPVPGHGHPSGHHESSSFDYYNVSEDDDDSEDDGGGGGKSPQEGKRREDGGTVQWLLEREKDKGLQRKHLTLLSPKESETNPAQKATHSARLDSMDSSSITVDSGFNSPRTRESLASNTSSLLDSSKHQNPSLSPGRGGAAEFTFRATADTVTSKAETLQKPAKCLASITSV